A segment of the Thermodesulfovibrionales bacterium genome:
GAGCAGTACAAACCCAGTGCCGAGAAGAGCCATGGTGATGCGCTGAGAGGGGTCGTTGAAATCGATCACCGGAAGACGTTCGGCAGGTCGGCCTGCTTTCATCCTGCGGCGTTCACGTATGACACCGATCACAAACAGAGCAAGGCCGCAGAGAACGAAAACCGGCAAGATGATAAAGATGATGACATCCGCATAGGGCTTCGGATGCTTTGTCAGCGTCTCGACAACAGTGAAAAAGAGGATGAGGCCGACATTGAAAACAGCGATAACTATTCCGATGAGGGAGAGGGGATTATAGAATGTCGCCGGAAATCTTCGCTTCACGGATAGCTCCTCTTGTTGCATGACAGGCTGAGGAAATACCTGCCCGATAGAAAGCGGGCCGTACGAGGAACCCATGATTCATCGTACAGCCCTTTGCCTCTTTACAAACTATCTATTTCTTTTTCGGCTTTTCGACCGAAATGGCGAATGCCTCGGTATAGGTGATCACCACGAGGTCTCCTACCTTCACATTCTCAAGCTTCTTCGGATCCTTGATCTTCACTTCCTTAACGTTCCCCTCTGGTCCCTTCAGCGTCACGGAGGGCTTCTTCTTGTCGATAGCCGTGATCGTGGCTGTTAGGGTAACCTTATTCGCCATGGCCGCTGCAGGCATCTCACCCGGCTTTGCCCTTCCGGCCACCTGCTCTTCCGTCATACCCGGCGTGGCTTCTCCCGGCTTCTTCACGTCGACGACAAGAGACTCATAATACTTCGCCTCGACCTGGTCTCCCACCTTTACCTGCGGAAGGTTCCTCACTTCCTCGCCCGCCTTGAAGGTTATGGTATTTCCTTTTGGACCCTTGAGCGTGACCATCCGCGTCGTCTGGTCCACCGCCTCGACCGTGGCGGTCACTGTCCTGAGTTCCGACTTCTCGAAGGCCGGTTTCTTTGCCTGAGCAGGCGCCGCGGATTCCTTTTTCTCTTCGGCTAGCGCAGCCCCTCCAAGAGACAGGATAAACATCGCTACGACGAAAACAGAGAGTACTCTCTTCATACAAACCCCTCCTTCCATGAATAATACTTTGCTATAACGCCGAAGGCGCTTTTCAAGACCCTGCATCGACGCATCATCAACCGACACGCTGCATCACGACATTCCCATTTCCATAATCGATGATCAGCTTGTCCCCCTCGATCCTGAACTTCGTGTTCTCGACGTACTCAGGCTTGCTGAGAATGAGCGTAGACCCGACGATACGGTACGACTCCGTAACCTTTTCGACATGCCCGTTCATATCCGTTTTTGTCGTTACGACGGTGCCGTCTTTCCTGAAGTGGGAAACGATCGACTTGTGGCGCTTCTCGGGCTTCGGCGTGATGCTGATGACCTGCCAGGTGGTTCCGGCAAGAGGTCTCATTTCCGCCTCAGTGGCAGCCTGACGCTTCGCCGCGTCCTTCTTGTCTGCCTCGTTGCCGACAAGATACCCAATCCCTGCTCCTATGCCCGCCCCGAGCAGGGCAGTCGCTCCCCAGGACCCATGCATATTCGCAAGGCCGCCGATGAGGGCTCCCGCACCGGCACCGGTGGCGGCCCCCGTCTGAGCCTGCGTCGCGCAGCCGCCACCCAATACTGCTGTGAGTAACATTCCGACAACGCAGATGACGCTCACTATTCCTTTACCGTTCATCGCTACTCCTTTCCCAACATCACTCCGATATCCGAAGGGCAATGATAAATACTCCGTGGCCCTATTTTATTTCTTTTCAGGTAAAGGCTGGTTCAGCCTTTTCATTATAGCACAAGAGACGAACTCATATTGACAATGGTTCCCGATATTGATACATTAGAGATGATGTTTACAAAGTCGTGTCTTGCGATCATCTCCGGCGTTCTCATTCTTGCTTCAGCCACTGTCGCGATATGTGCGGCTGCGGAAGAGGATCAGTGTGCTGAACGCGGTATCAGCGTCAGGAACATGGCGCTCATTAACTTATGGTACAGCAAGAATGGCGGACAATGTTCGACGTGGTATCCTCGTGACCCGAGCTATCGTTTCACGATTAAGCCGCGAGACAGCGTCGAGATTTTTCTTGATTCAAGCTGTCAGCAACCCTATTGTGCCAAGAACCCCACCTACAAAGATTACAAGGCTGCCGACACTGACGGCGATTGCAACGTTAATATGCGCCCGATTTGTGAGCTCTCGGATTCTCTTTAGCGTCCCGGAAATACTTCACAGCGATTGTCGAGCAGCAGATTTACAAGTGCGTCATTACGTTCTTGCGGAAGGCGTTAGTATGCGTTTCTTCCTCCAAGTCGGTGAGTCCGCGTCTGTTCAGCCCATCCATAGACCTCTCGCCTCATAAGGTTGCAAGAGAGCGTTATTGATTTTCGTTATCGCCGCACTTCATCTGAGCAAGTTTTCTTTGTGAAGATTATCTGTCATAATTTCGATGTAAGACGGTATCGCATTACGGGGATCACCCGACGTCTGGGTATACGATGTGGCGGTCCAGATGAGCTTCTCTGTTTTCGCATCGTAGAGATTCGTCTCGATCATGAAGAGCTGATTGTCCGGGGCGTTGTTGAAGATTTCCCCGGTGGAACTGAAAGAACGACCATACATATCCGGCATGCGATAGTAATATCCTTCAGGAATATCGTTCGCGCTCCGCGTTTGCCCGCCCATCTCCCTGAAAACGATTCTCGTAAGGAGCACGGCATCCGCTTTGAGCTCAGCGACCTTTGCTTCGAGTATCTCCTTATCCACCTTGGTCTCTTGAGGAAAAACGGTATAACTCGGAATCGCATCGATTCCATATTTTCTCAATTGCTTCACGAACTCATCTTCGAAGAGGACCCGCACCTTCTGCGTTTGAGAAGGTCCTACTACCAGCATCTTTCTGAATTGCTGCCCCTGATACTCTTGATCTACCCAGACCTTCGTCACCTTCGTCTTCGATGTGGCACACGCTAACAAGAGTACAACCGGAATTATTGTCAATAACAACAAGAGATGGCCTACCTTTTTCATAGAATCCTCCTGGCAATTGAATGCGAATTGTTCAACAACGCGCTGACTATTTATCCCTTCCCTCTCTCCCGCAACTCAAGCGTCTAGAGAGTGGAGCTTTACGACGACAGCGGCAAGCACCGCCGTCGACCAGCCGAACATGAGCATCCCGGCCATCGATTCAAATGCCCCGAGGCCCCGCCAGTGGTCCGGCAGCGTTATGTAGCTGGCACCGAGCGTGGTGTAGCTGTTGATCGAAAAATTCATTGCCGACATAGCATTCGGGACGATACCCCTCAATACGTAATAGGCGGTCCAGATGACGACTTCAAAGGCATGCGTGGCCATCATGATCGCGACGATGCCGATCATGACCATTCTGTAGGCACCGGGATGCTTGCGATCTTTTTCACTCGAGTAAGAACGTCTGAAATAACGCCTCGCCAAATTCATACCCGCTGAGTGGGCGATGACCGTCAGACTCGTCAGTGCCAGCGCGACAAGAAACTGCTCGACGTAGCGGAAATCAAAGTTCATCATCTTCATTGGATCAATGCGGCTCGCTTTTTCCGTCTCCGCTTGTAGATGAAGTCGGAGTGCCTGAAGTGGTGCCCGACACTACCGTCATTTCGTCGGCCTTGACGACCCAGCCCCCACCCATCGCCTTATACAGATTGACGAGCGCCTCGAAAAGGGTCCCCTGTCTTTGTGCGTGAATCAGCTCTGCGGTGTATAGCCTTGTATTCGCATCGAGCACCTCGAGATAGCTTGTGTAGCCGTTTTCGTATCGGAGCCATGCGAGGTCCGCGTAACTGCGAAGGGCGCCTACTTCCTGAACAAGCGCAGCGAGTTCTTCCCTCGTCCTCCATTGGTCAACGAGGGCATCGTCAACCTCGCGGAAGGCGGTCTGGATCGCCTGCTGGTAGATGAGGACGGCCTGCTGCTGCACCGCTTCAGCTGACTTCACCTGCCCTGCGATCGCCCCGCCTGTAAAGATAGGCGCCGCTAAAGGGACAGCCCAGCTCCACGTCTTTGCCGGTCCCTTGAAGAGGTCGGACAGATTATTGCTCGCCAACCCGAGGGCCCCGGTGAGAGAGATAGTAGGGTAATATTGGGCCTTTGCGACTCCGATGTTCGCGTTCGCTGCGATGAGGTTTTCTTCAGCCTGCCGGATATCAGGACGGTTCACAAGGATGTCCGAGGGCAGACCCGAAGGTACGGCGGGAAGCATGAGTTCATCAATCGTCTTGCCCCGCGGAATCGAGCCAGGGTTTCGTCCCAGAAGCACGCTCAGTGCGTTTTCCTGCTGGGCTATGATCTTCTCGTAAAAGGGGATATTCGCTAGTGCTTGTTCATATTGGGCCTTCGCCATATTAACTTCCACCTCAGAAACAATTCCATATTCGAAGCGGAGATTGAAGATGTCGTACCCCTCCTTGTAATTCACTGCCGTCTGCCTCGTAATCTCGAGCTGTTTGTCCAGGTCACGGAGGTTGACATATGCATTTGCGACTGAACTGACAAGGGTTAATATCACTGTCCTTCTGGCCTCTTCAGTGCTGAGCAGGTTTGCCCGCGCCGCTTCCGTGGCACGCCGGAGTTTCCCCCAGAGGTCGATCTCCCAGCTCGCATTGAGGAACAACTCCGAACTGTTGAAAGTCGGGTTACTGCCCGGGCTCTCCTGAAGGGGCAGCGGCCCTGTCAGTTGGCTCACCCGCTGTCTCCCGTAAAGGGCGCCGGCAGATACTTGTGGGAAAAGAGCTGCGCGGGTGGTCTCGTACTGTCCGATGAACTGTTCCACACGCGCCGCAGCTATCTTGACATCCTTGTTCTCCTCAAGGGCGACGTGGATAAGATCGTTCAGCACGGGGTCATTGAACTGCTCCCACCATGCCGTGTTCGCTACATCCTTCGCTTCCTTGTCTTCGAACCTCCATGTCTGCGGCGTGTCCACCTGCGGCCGCTGGTAATTCGGCCCGACCATGCAGCCGGACGTGATCAGGATAAAGGACAATAAGAGGATACCTTTACGCATGGCGGTCCCCTTCCTTTCCGGAGGTCCCTTCTCCGTGGACGTCTCCCTTAGCAGGAGGATGGGCGCCCGTGTCCCCTTTATGCCCGAGCTTCTCGACCACGTAGAACGTGACCGGTATGAGGAATATGGCGATCGCGCTCGCAGCTCCCATGCCGCCGATGACCGCCGTACCCATGACCTGGCGCGAGATAGCACCGGCACCACTCGCAATGGCGAGCGGCACGCAGCCAAGGATGAACGCAAAACTCGTCATGAGGATCGGACGAAGGCGCAGCCTGGCGCCATTGAGGGCCGCGTCCATGAGTGTCTCTCCCTTTTCATACTCCATCTTTGCGAACTCGACAATCAGGATCGCATTCTTTGCCGCGAGACCGATGAGCATGACCAGACCGATCTGCGCGTAGACGTTATTTTCGAAGTTTCGGAGTAAGAGCCCTCCGAAGGCCCCGGCCACGGCGATGGGAGTGCCGAGGAGGACCGAAAAAGGTAATGACCAGCTCTCGTACTGCGCCGCCAGAATCAGGAAGACACAGAGGAACGAAAAAGCGAAGATTGCGATCGGCGAAACCCCCTGCTGTGCCTTTTTCTCCTGGAAAGACATGCCGCTGTAATCATATCCCATCTCCCTCGGCATGGTCTGGGCAAACACCTCTTCCAATGCCTTCATCGCCTGCGCCGAGCTGAACCCGGGAGCAGCCGTTGCATTGATCTGGGACGAGCGGTAGA
Coding sequences within it:
- a CDS encoding glycine zipper domain-containing protein yields the protein MNGKGIVSVICVVGMLLTAVLGGGCATQAQTGAATGAGAGALIGGLANMHGSWGATALLGAGIGAGIGYLVGNEADKKDAAKRQAATEAEMRPLAGTTWQVISITPKPEKRHKSIVSHFRKDGTVVTTKTDMNGHVEKVTESYRIVGSTLILSKPEYVENTKFRIEGDKLIIDYGNGNVVMQRVG
- a CDS encoding efflux transporter outer membrane subunit, giving the protein MRKGILLLSFILITSGCMVGPNYQRPQVDTPQTWRFEDKEAKDVANTAWWEQFNDPVLNDLIHVALEENKDVKIAAARVEQFIGQYETTRAALFPQVSAGALYGRQRVSQLTGPLPLQESPGSNPTFNSSELFLNASWEIDLWGKLRRATEAARANLLSTEEARRTVILTLVSSVANAYVNLRDLDKQLEITRQTAVNYKEGYDIFNLRFEYGIVSEVEVNMAKAQYEQALANIPFYEKIIAQQENALSVLLGRNPGSIPRGKTIDELMLPAVPSGLPSDILVNRPDIRQAEENLIAANANIGVAKAQYYPTISLTGALGLASNNLSDLFKGPAKTWSWAVPLAAPIFTGGAIAGQVKSAEAVQQQAVLIYQQAIQTAFREVDDALVDQWRTREELAALVQEVGALRSYADLAWLRYENGYTSYLEVLDANTRLYTAELIHAQRQGTLFEALVNLYKAMGGGWVVKADEMTVVSGTTSGTPTSSTSGDGKSEPH